The proteins below come from a single Rhodanobacter sp. LX-99 genomic window:
- a CDS encoding efflux RND transporter permease subunit, protein MGFSTLFIRRPIATSLLMVAVLLLGILGYRQLPVSALPEIEAPSLVVSTQYPGASASTMAALITTPLERNLGQISGLTMMSSDSSAGLSTIILQFSMDRDVDIAAQDVQAAINQAKGTLPGNLPYPPVYNRVNPADAPILTLKLTSDSRQLREVNDLADSIIAQKLSQVQGVGLVSIAGNVRPAVRVQVNPAQLSNLGLTLEDVRSALTQANVNAPKGTLNGKTQSYSIGTNDQLSDASEYKSTIISYKNNSPVRLSDVAKVVDGVENDQLAAWANGQPAVLLDVRRQPGANIVQTVEQIRRVLPELRSALPADVHLDVFADRTVTIRASVHDVEFTLILTVFLVIGVIFVFLRRLWATVIPSVAVPLSLMGTFGVMAFTGMSLDNLSLMALAVATGFVVDDAIVMIENIVRYIEQGRDGKEAAEVGAKEIGFTVLSLTVSLVAVFLPLLLMPGVTGRLFHEFAWVLTIAVTISMLVSLTLTPMMCAYLLKPDQLPEGDDAHERHAAAGKRTVWSRTVHIYENSLDWVLDHQRLTMLVAGAAVVLTVFLYVVIPKGLLPEQDTGLITGVVQADDNIAFPQMEDRTKAVAEALRKDPAVAGVAAFIGAGTINPTLNQGQLSIVLKDRGDRDGLDELLPRLQHAVAGIPGVALYLKPVQDVTLDSRVAATEYQYSLSAVKSSELAGYASQMTQAMRQRPELADVDNNLADNGNALKLTIDREKASRLGVPVQSIDDTLYDAFGQRQISTIFTQLNQYRVVLEVAPEFRSSDDLLNKLTVRGNGNGALTGSNATSFGQLKSSNSATPSGIGNTGNIGFEIGGGGTIPLSSLVSAQVTSAPLVVSHQQQLPAVTLAFNVAPGYSLSDAVAAIHEVERQLNFPPQIRGEFVGKAAEFTSSLGDEVLLLLAAIVVIYIVLGVLYESYIHPLTIISTLPPAGVGALLALIICGMSLSVDGIVGIVLLIGIVKKNAIMMIDFAIEARRTGLNARDAIRRACLLRFRPIMMTTAAAMLGALPLALGNGIGAELRRPLGVSIVGGLLLSQLVTLYTTPVIYLYMERFSDWLAARRERRALNHAQASSAA, encoded by the coding sequence ATGGGATTCTCGACCCTCTTCATTCGCCGCCCGATCGCCACCTCGCTGTTGATGGTGGCGGTGCTGCTGCTCGGCATCCTCGGCTATCGCCAGCTGCCGGTGTCCGCCTTGCCGGAGATCGAGGCGCCCAGCCTGGTGGTGAGCACGCAGTACCCGGGCGCCAGCGCCAGCACCATGGCGGCGCTGATCACCACGCCGCTGGAGCGCAACCTGGGGCAGATCTCCGGGCTCACCATGATGAGTTCGGATTCCTCCGCCGGGCTGTCCACGATCATCCTGCAGTTCTCGATGGACCGCGACGTCGACATCGCCGCGCAGGACGTGCAGGCCGCGATCAACCAGGCCAAGGGCACGCTGCCGGGCAACCTGCCGTATCCGCCGGTGTACAACCGGGTCAACCCGGCCGACGCGCCGATCCTCACCCTCAAGCTCACCTCCGACAGCCGCCAGCTGCGCGAGGTGAACGACCTGGCCGACTCGATCATCGCGCAGAAGCTGTCGCAGGTGCAGGGCGTGGGCCTGGTCTCGATCGCCGGCAACGTGCGCCCCGCGGTGCGCGTGCAGGTGAACCCGGCGCAGCTGTCCAACCTCGGCCTGACCCTGGAAGACGTGCGCAGCGCGCTGACCCAGGCCAACGTCAACGCGCCGAAGGGCACGCTGAACGGCAAGACGCAGAGCTACTCGATCGGCACCAACGACCAGTTGAGCGACGCGTCCGAGTACAAGAGCACCATCATCAGCTACAAGAACAATTCGCCGGTGCGGCTGTCCGACGTGGCCAAGGTGGTCGACGGCGTCGAGAACGACCAGCTCGCCGCGTGGGCGAACGGCCAGCCGGCGGTGCTGCTGGACGTGCGCCGCCAGCCCGGCGCCAATATCGTGCAGACGGTGGAGCAGATCCGCCGCGTGCTGCCCGAACTGCGCAGCGCGCTGCCGGCCGACGTGCATCTGGACGTGTTCGCCGACCGCACGGTGACCATCCGCGCCTCGGTGCACGACGTCGAGTTCACCCTTATCCTCACCGTGTTCCTGGTGATCGGCGTGATCTTCGTGTTCCTGCGCCGGCTGTGGGCCACCGTGATTCCGTCGGTGGCGGTGCCGCTGTCGTTGATGGGCACGTTCGGCGTGATGGCGTTCACCGGCATGTCGCTGGACAACCTGTCGCTGATGGCGCTGGCGGTCGCCACCGGCTTCGTGGTGGACGATGCGATCGTGATGATCGAGAACATCGTGCGCTACATCGAGCAGGGCCGCGACGGCAAGGAGGCGGCCGAGGTCGGCGCGAAGGAAATCGGCTTCACCGTGCTGTCGCTGACCGTGTCGCTGGTGGCGGTATTCCTGCCGCTGCTGCTGATGCCCGGCGTCACCGGCCGGCTGTTCCACGAGTTCGCCTGGGTGCTGACCATCGCGGTGACCATCTCGATGCTGGTGTCGCTGACGCTGACGCCGATGATGTGCGCCTACCTGCTCAAGCCCGACCAGCTGCCCGAGGGCGACGACGCGCACGAGCGCCACGCCGCGGCCGGCAAGCGCACGGTGTGGTCGCGCACGGTGCATATCTACGAGAACTCACTGGACTGGGTGCTCGACCACCAGCGCCTGACCATGCTGGTGGCCGGCGCGGCGGTGGTGCTCACCGTGTTCCTGTACGTCGTGATCCCCAAGGGCCTGCTGCCCGAGCAGGACACCGGCCTGATCACCGGCGTGGTGCAGGCCGACGACAACATCGCCTTCCCGCAGATGGAGGACCGCACCAAGGCGGTCGCCGAGGCGCTGCGCAAGGATCCGGCGGTGGCCGGCGTGGCCGCCTTCATCGGCGCCGGCACCATCAATCCCACGCTCAACCAGGGCCAGCTCTCGATCGTGCTGAAGGACCGCGGCGACCGCGACGGCCTGGACGAGCTGCTGCCGCGCTTGCAGCACGCGGTGGCCGGCATTCCCGGCGTGGCACTGTACCTGAAGCCGGTGCAGGACGTGACCCTGGACAGCCGCGTCGCCGCCACCGAATACCAGTACTCGCTGTCCGCGGTGAAATCGTCGGAGCTGGCCGGCTACGCCAGCCAGATGACCCAGGCGATGCGCCAGCGGCCGGAGCTGGCCGACGTGGACAACAACCTGGCCGACAACGGCAACGCGCTGAAGCTGACCATCGACCGCGAGAAGGCCAGCCGCCTCGGCGTGCCGGTGCAGAGCATCGACGACACCTTGTACGACGCGTTCGGCCAGCGCCAGATCTCCACCATCTTCACCCAGCTCAACCAGTACCGCGTGGTGCTGGAAGTGGCGCCGGAGTTCCGCAGCAGCGACGACCTGCTCAACAAGCTCACCGTGCGCGGCAACGGCAACGGCGCGCTCACCGGCAGCAACGCGACCAGCTTCGGCCAGCTGAAGTCGAGCAACTCGGCGACTCCGTCGGGCATCGGCAACACCGGCAACATCGGCTTCGAGATCGGCGGCGGCGGCACCATCCCGCTGTCCTCGCTGGTCAGCGCCCAGGTCACCAGCGCGCCGCTGGTGGTCAGCCACCAGCAGCAGTTGCCGGCAGTGACGCTGGCGTTCAACGTGGCGCCGGGCTACTCGCTGTCCGACGCGGTGGCGGCGATCCACGAGGTCGAGCGGCAGTTGAATTTCCCGCCGCAGATCCGAGGCGAGTTCGTCGGCAAGGCCGCCGAGTTCACCTCCTCGCTGGGCGACGAGGTACTGCTGCTGCTGGCCGCGATCGTGGTGATCTACATCGTGCTGGGCGTGCTTTACGAGAGCTACATCCACCCGCTGACGATCATCTCCACGCTGCCGCCGGCTGGTGTCGGCGCGCTGCTGGCGCTGATCATCTGCGGCATGAGCCTGTCGGTGGACGGCATCGTGGGCATCGTGCTGCTGATAGGCATCGTGAAGAAGAACGCGATCATGATGATCGACTTCGCGATCGAGGCGCGGCGCACCGGCCTCAACGCGCGCGACGCGATCCGCCGCGCCTGCCTGCTGCGCTTCCGCCCGATCATGATGACTACCGCCGCGGCGATGCTCGGTGCGCTGCCGCTGGCGCTGGGCAACGGCATCGGAGCGGAACTGCGCCGGCCGCTGGGCGTGTCGATCGTGGGCGGCCTGCTGCTGTCGCAGCTGGTCACGCTGTACACCACGCCGGTGATCTACCTGTACATGGAACGTTTCTCCGACTGGCTGGCCGCCCGCCGCGAGCGGCGCGCCCTGAACCACGCCCAGGCCAGCAGCGCGGCGTGA